From the Paenibacillus sp. R14(2021) genome, the window CACATTTTTAAGCACAGCGAATCCGAACTGGCCGTTTAAAGAACTGCAGGATATGCTGTACACACACCTTCAGTTGATGACAGAAATCGTTCTGGATTATTTGAAGGGGGATTGGAAAGCGGATATTGCAGCTACCGACAATAACGAGATGCACATGATTCATGTAGCGGACATACTGACTGAAGGCATTATTAAACAGTTCCCTGAAAAATTTTAAGCGTGGGTGATAGCGATCCAACTGAGGGTGACAAGAACGTTAACACAAAGTCCGCGTAAATCGCGGCTTTTTGTGTTTTGTGATAACGTTCTTGTCGACTATTTTTAAGGGGCGAATTTTTTTGCTTGTGTACCAAGGAGACGCCGCGACAGCAGCAAGGCAAAAGCCAGAAATACGAACATAATAAAACCATACACCAGGACATAGCCGCCGATATGGTAGAATAGGCTGCCAACGATCGGGCTGACGGCCATTCCCATATAACGGAAAAAGTTATACGCTCCGACGGCGGTCGCACGGTTATGCGTGAAAGCGCCGGTCAATATCGTCGTCTGCACCGGGAGCGAGAGCCCGAGGAATAACCCGAAGAAGATAATTCCAGCCAGCAGCCAAGGTAATGAAACTGAGTAGAAGATGAGGAAAAACAACACCGAAATTGCATTTAGATAAGTCATCAGAACGAGCAGCTTTTCTCCATCTATACGTGCTTGGATTTTCCCGCCAAAGTAACTGCCGACCACGATGCCAAGCGACATCGGCAGAAATACCAGTCCCTTTTGCTCGGCTGACAAGCCGTAACGATCGGTTAAGATGTTCGGCAGAAAGACAAGAAAATTGTAAAACACGTAATACTGAATAAATCCAAGATAAATAATGGACGATCCGATCCGATTCTGAAGAATCGCTGCAAAATCCCGCAGTTGAAAGCGACCTGCTGGGACGCTGTCAGGCTTCGTTTCCTTCAAATAGAGGTAGTTAAAAACCAGCACAACCATACCCGTTGCTGCAAGAGCGAGAAACACGGAGTGAAAATTGAACAACCCGCTAAGGAAGCCGCCGATGACCGGCCCGAGCACAGGGCCTAACGAAACCAACATTTGAAAGGTTCCCATCGCTTGGCCGCGTTCTTTTCCATCAAACAAATCGCTGATGACTGTAACGGCAACGACGGATCCCGCAGCGATTCCGATCGCTTGCAGCGCTCGGAAGACCAGCAGAAGCGCTATGGTTTCGGAGAAAAAACACCCAACCGAAGCGATAACATACAGCGATATCCCGAAAAGTAGGACTTTGCGGCGCCCCTTCGAGTCCGTGAGCGGGCCATAGATCATCTGCATGATGGCAAGAAATAAGGTAAACACCGAAATCGTCAAGTTGACAACGAATGATGTAGAATGAAGTTGACTGGCAACCTCTGGTAATACCGGGGTGTAAATGGTTTGCGTGAACGGCCCAAGAAATGCAGCAAAAGCGACAATGTAAACAAGGAATTTACGATTCATCATGTATAATCCTTTCTATGAAATGTTATTGTCATCTTACTTGAAATCAATGATTTATTCCAACGCATTGTATGCTATAATCTCATTCACTAGAAGGAATGAATGGAGTGGGCGAATTGGAACTTCTTCAACTGCACTATTTTATAGCGGTAGCTCGTTTGGAGCATATGACCGAAGCTGCAAGAAGTCTGCATGTTACGCAATCGTCATTAAGCAAAACGATTCAACGCTTGGAGGATGATCTTGGGGTCCCGCTATTCGATCGAACAGGCAGGAAGCTGCGATTGAATGAGTTCGGAACAAGATTTCTTCGGCGTGCCGAAAGGGCTTTGTTCGAATTGGAACAAGGGAAGCTGGAACTTAGCGATCTATCCAGCCCCGATCATGGCACACTTGAATTAGGGGTGACTAGCGCAAGCCTATTACCAGTCATTCTTCGGAAATTTCGAAATAAGCGGCCCAATATTCATTTTCATGTACAAATGCTGTCTACTCAGGAGATGGTTACGCTTCTTGAAAGAGGAGAGGTTGATTTTTGTTTGTCCTCGCCTCCGATTGACAAGGATGATATCGGATGTCAAGTCGTGTATATCGATCCCATCCTCGTAGCGGTTCCTAAGGAGCATCGGCTGGCGAACCGAACCAGCGTATCCTTGGCAGAGCTGAAGGACGAATGGTTTGTCGGCGTTAAGGTCGGTTTCGGTACGCGCGATTTGATGGATGCGGTATGCAGATCGGTTGGCATTACACCTAATTACGTGTATGAGGGAGATGAACCTGCACGGCTTATCTATCTTGTGGAAGCTGGAATCGGCATTGCCTTCATACCAAGTACGGCAAGGAATTATCGGGTCGATATCAAATATCTCGAAATAGAGACTCACGAAGTGGTACGGGAGATCGCTTTACTTTGGCACAAGAGCCGTTATATTTCGCGGGTTGCTCAGGAATTTCGCGAGGTCGTTTTGGAATATTTTGAGGAGATATCCAAACAGACAATTTAAATAGATAATCGAATATGGACGGAATCATATACGCTTCATTAAGCACTGGAACAAAAATTGTTCGATTTTTTCAATTTCAACAGGATACTTCGGTTTTTCAGGCATATAATCATTCCATTCTGAATGGAATACGATTGTTGTTATTTGGAATGCAGCTTAAAAAATGAAGGAGGCTGTGTTAATGAATCGTTTAAACTGGCTCTCAGCAGGAAATTTGGAAGCGCTTAAAGAAGAAGGCGCAAAGGTTATCCGAGGCGGTATCGCTGTTTTTTATCATGAAGACCAGGTGTACGCGGTGGACAACCGTTGCCCGCACTTAGGCTTTCCGCTCCATATGGGGAGCCTGTGCGACGGGATTTTGACGTGCCATTGGCATCATGCCCGGTTTGACATCTGCAGCGGCGGTACGCTTGATCCCTGGGCGGACGATGTTCCGTCTTATGAAGTGCGGGTCGACGGCGGCGAAGTGTGGGTGAATCCGGTTTCCAGAAGTGCGAAAGGCGCGGCAAAATATAAGCATAAACTAAAAGAAGGCCTTGAGCAAAATATCGGCATTGTCATCGCGAAAGCGGTCGTCGGACTAATCGAAGCGGGAGTGCCGGAGCAGGACATCGCCCGGATTGGCATCGAATTTGGCACGACATATGGAACGGGCTGGAACGCCGGACTTACGATTCTTACCGCGATGGCGCAAAGCGTCGACAAGCTGGACAAGGACGGCAAGATACTTGCGTTGTACCAAGGTCTTGTCCATGTCGCTCGAGGCAGCTCGGGCAGAGGAACCCGCCACTTGCTGTCGGCGCTGCCTACAGCGGACTTGCCGTTCGAACGTTTGACCGAGTGGTATCGCAATTGCATAGAGGTGCGGGATACGCAGGGCGCTGAGAAAGTGCTGATCACCGCCATTTTGAACGGCATTGAGACGAAGCGGCTATCGGAAATGATGCTTGTCGCCGCAACAGATCACTTTTTCTTGGACGGAGGACATGTGTTTGATTTTCACAGCAAAGCCTTTGAGGCGCTGGAGTGGGCGGAGGTATCGCAGAAGGAGCAGATTTTAACTTCACTCGTACCGATGATGGCTCGTCCGACGCGGAGCGAGGAGCTGCACCAGTGGCAGGCGCCGCTGAACCTCGTAGAGCCGATCAAACAAGCGGTCAACGAACTGGAGCAGAATGCGGCGCAGACGAAGCTCGAAGGTGGGTCAACAGATACGCGGCTGTCTGCTGATAGGGAAGAGCAACTACTGCAGCAACTGCTGAGCGATACGCCGGAGCAGACCATCTCCCTGCTGCGCGATCTGCTCATCGCGGGAACGGCACCAGCGCAATTGGCGCAGATCGTTGCTCTAGCCGCCGCGGAACGAATCGTTCGTTTTCATACGCAGAACGATTTCGGCGATTGGATTGCAGTGCTCCATACGTTCACTTATGCTCACGCCGTACACGAAAGGCTGCTGCAATCGGATGAGCCGCTCCTGCAGCGGGCGATTTTTCACGGAGCCGTCAGCGTATATCTTGACCGTTTCTTAAACGTGCCGACAGCGGCGCGTCCGAAGCCGTCCAGCTCCGCCGCGCCGTCTAATCATCAGGAGCTGCTTGATTTGCTCGAT encodes:
- a CDS encoding MFS transporter, with the protein product MMNRKFLVYIVAFAAFLGPFTQTIYTPVLPEVASQLHSTSFVVNLTISVFTLFLAIMQMIYGPLTDSKGRRKVLLFGISLYVIASVGCFFSETIALLLVFRALQAIGIAAGSVVAVTVISDLFDGKERGQAMGTFQMLVSLGPVLGPVIGGFLSGLFNFHSVFLALAATGMVVLVFNYLYLKETKPDSVPAGRFQLRDFAAILQNRIGSSIIYLGFIQYYVFYNFLVFLPNILTDRYGLSAEQKGLVFLPMSLGIVVGSYFGGKIQARIDGEKLLVLMTYLNAISVLFFLIFYSVSLPWLLAGIIFFGLFLGLSLPVQTTILTGAFTHNRATAVGAYNFFRYMGMAVSPIVGSLFYHIGGYVLVYGFIMFVFLAFALLLSRRLLGTQAKKFAP
- a CDS encoding LysR family transcriptional regulator; the encoded protein is MELLQLHYFIAVARLEHMTEAARSLHVTQSSLSKTIQRLEDDLGVPLFDRTGRKLRLNEFGTRFLRRAERALFELEQGKLELSDLSSPDHGTLELGVTSASLLPVILRKFRNKRPNIHFHVQMLSTQEMVTLLERGEVDFCLSSPPIDKDDIGCQVVYIDPILVAVPKEHRLANRTSVSLAELKDEWFVGVKVGFGTRDLMDAVCRSVGITPNYVYEGDEPARLIYLVEAGIGIAFIPSTARNYRVDIKYLEIETHEVVREIALLWHKSRYISRVAQEFREVVLEYFEEISKQTI
- a CDS encoding Rieske (2Fe-2S) protein; this encodes MNRLNWLSAGNLEALKEEGAKVIRGGIAVFYHEDQVYAVDNRCPHLGFPLHMGSLCDGILTCHWHHARFDICSGGTLDPWADDVPSYEVRVDGGEVWVNPVSRSAKGAAKYKHKLKEGLEQNIGIVIAKAVVGLIEAGVPEQDIARIGIEFGTTYGTGWNAGLTILTAMAQSVDKLDKDGKILALYQGLVHVARGSSGRGTRHLLSALPTADLPFERLTEWYRNCIEVRDTQGAEKVLITAILNGIETKRLSEMMLVAATDHFFLDGGHVFDFHSKAFEALEWAEVSQKEQILTSLVPMMARPTRSEELHQWQAPLNLVEPIKQAVNELEQNAAQTKLEGGSTDTRLSADREEQLLQQLLSDTPEQTISLLRDLLIAGTAPAQLAQIVALAAAERIVRFHTQNDFGDWIAVLHTFTYAHAVHERLLQSDEPLLQRAIFHGAVSVYLDRFLNVPTAARPKPSSSAAPSNHQELLDLLDLRQQVGPAAQWVMDYIHGGGDPGALLNTLGHALLREDAEFHSFQMYEAAVTEYNHWQAAAGSFAEKAKETMLLACTRYLAAHAPTARELPHTAKIAWRLHKGERLFEEE